In Solenopsis invicta isolate M01_SB chromosome 6, UNIL_Sinv_3.0, whole genome shotgun sequence, the genomic window GTGTGACTGTAATAGAAAGGaagaacaaaacattttttggatatttttatttttaatttttaataaaagtaagattacaaattagcaattaaaaaaaaataaatggaaaaaaatttcgttttaatatgaaaaagtaGTATGACAATTTttgtagtaaataattttaaaacttattaaaaattttttttttgcgaatatatCTATGCTCTCATTTGTGGAACTGTTCGTTGAGCCAGACAAGGAGTGATAGATATGAGATTTTGCATTTCTTTTCCAGTTATTGTTGTATCTGTTTGTAATgatgttttaaatgtttctagtataattcttttttcatcTTCTGTCCAAGCTGTTCGTTTAATAGGTTCATCTAAATATGAAGaaacatacaaaatattaaatttatttttacaaattgtataTCAATGaatcttttacattttgttattatttaatagaaaagaagaagatgatAATATGTTCAAGTTTCAAAACAATGAGGAAGCACGTGTATTTAAGTGATAAAGTGTATCTTGAAAACGTatagaaatgctcaaaagtaaaaatgtcataaCAATTGTTAcctattatgtattggcatattagcgccattaAAAAACGGGAAGCTACTgaacgaataattttatataagcaactgttagaatttgtcatctaataacgaagataataggggtagctaTAATATCCATAATAGTCATAATAAGTTTGTTTTGCCTATACGTTAGCTAAAAGtctcgaaattaaaaaattgaagatttaattttttctttttttcaatgacATGTCTTGGTTATCAATGCCTAAAATCAGCAAAGAAACAATTTGACTTATTATATAGCGTAAATGACCATATCTTCTTGTAATTttagtgtataataaattttaagcaaGTAAGTGAACCtaagtaaatttatacataaatatttattagttttctaatgtattgtatataaaaaaatttgatttcattcataatgttactttctcatcaaatttgcaaataaatactatgtgattttatataagaaaaatgtgattttatataagaatcaaagacaaacaatataaaaaaagctttcaaaccaataagagaatggtgctcaaattttatacatattctcAAAGGTAACAATGATATAaccaatgaaaatttttttatttttgacaatgctttgaaataacatatatttaaaaagaataataattaatcgttaatcattactttttaatcgtatttcaaaaattatgtttttaatttatacaaaaaattttcttaaagaatATTTGtcctattgaaaaaatattcaaattgatatactcgataaattattttactttttatattaatcaattcGTTTCATCTAtcaattaatgttataaatctaaaaaaaaaactaaaagtaataatgattaaaactaattaataattcattttaatcaaaaaCTACTAGTTTTAAGGAATTGAttgaattaatcataattatatacaacttGATTCACTTTATTATATTGactgaaaattgaatttatcaagatttatttcaaaacaactAATGCACTTTAATAGTTTATtctaattaagaattaaattttcaatcgtaattgttaatcaaataaggtaataaaattttgtttaaccTTTACTTTGCATTAATCGAATGTACAAGATAAACATCCTCACCTTTTGATTTGcgagtttttttccgtattgcTTTTAATTCAGTCTTTGTACGTTCCTTATATGTTGAGAAAGATGATGAGCCTATGTTAAAAATaggttaaaatttgaaaaagcaatttatattttgaaaattaaaaaagtttctacTCACTGTCATTTGATTGTTGCAAGTTAACTTCTGGAAAGGTGTCATCATTTTCCGTCATATCTGTACTATTTTCAGTCTCGCTTGCGTCCTCACTGTCAGTTTCATCAATTAAATTGTTTGCTTCATCTCTTACACCTTGTGCAGCTTCTAAAAGTTGTGAGATTTCTGTAATGTCCTTAACTATTACAGGATTTCTGTACACTTCTTTGtgtattttttcatgatggcCCATGAAATTGGCCAAATCTGTAATCTGGTTGTCTGTTAAATTAAGCGTAATTCCCATAGTGGCTATATGTTTTCTAAGTTTGGTACTACTTATTGTTTCAGGAAATTCGCTTCCGTTCTCTTTAGCAAAACGCTTCAGAACTTTATatgcacataaatatttttcaatagctTTGTCATGTCCTGGAATACCAAATAAGTAAGGATTTGATGGATGTACTTTAGCTTCATGTCTGAACTGTAAAAATGTTCGTAAACATTTCAAATTCAGTTCGTCTAGTATTACAGGAActgttcttcctttttttccacGAATACAAAATCGCACATATTTTTGTGCTTGTTCTTTTTTATCTGTAGGTAATCCATTGAATGTTTCGatattgtcattaattttttcgtaattttcaaaatcagaAATTAATATTCGTTCAGTTTCTCCTGGCCGACGACGGTTAAACAATTGTATTGATGTTAAAGTAGCTTCTCCAAGAGAAATCCATGCAGATAATAGAAATTTGTTTTGCAATTTATTGTATGATTCTCTTTGCACTTTCAATAGATAACTGCGCAatgtttttatatcattaattgtAGGAAGTTTTGTGCTCTTTTGTCTTTTAAATTGAGTTTGAGATTCGACTACAGTTTTGTTAACACTTGATCCATAATCAACGGTCaagagttttaaaaagtttttcgtatttattttcataGTATCATTATGTTCTTTTAtgcattttgttattaagaGCTCGCCTATATGCTTCACGTAAGTACCAAGGTTAGATGCATTAGCAGGTTTTTCATAgatatctttttctttgttatattgTGCAACAATATTTACAGCGTCTATCAAAGTATCATAATATTTTGGATCATAAATAGAAGTTAAAgatgttatattattatcaatactcTTCATTGCTATCAATAGGCGAGTTACAAGGCGCAGTCGAGCtcgaatcatttttatatgatGCGTTGAATGCCTATATTTTTTAGACTGGGTGTTTGCGTATAATATCAGTAAATCATCGTAACGAAT contains:
- the LOC120358084 gene encoding uncharacterized protein LOC120358084; translation: MNNTEIQENDNESNDPDYDPDYIQSEQSSITSDFEETDKLDACEDDSKCNKRFSNTQNNDSAISTGIDVSNNQACEIRQDDQTEIPTKLTGTKKYMCVFCHKMQTKIARHLELIHSEEPDVQKFKYLPKGCSERRKIIDSLRKQGNFKFNINKQYENKGFIPCRRPRENNPKLLKNYLACGSCKGHYLKSSIRHHFRKCTGRSGKQSRIVKVMGRKIEGKCHKEADKKVRRLILPTMRSDGVSYNIRYDDLLILYANTQSKKYRHSTHHIKMIRARLRLVTRLLIAMKSIDNNITSLTSIYDPKYYDTLIDAVNIVAQYNKEKDIYEKPANASNLGTYVKHIGELLITKCIKEHNDTMKINTKNFLKLLTVDYGSSVNKTVVESQTQFKRQKSTKLPTINDIKTLRSYLLKVQRESYNKLQNKFLLSAWISLGEATLTSIQLFNRRRPGETERILISDFENYEKINDNIETFNGLPTDKKEQAQKYVRFCIRGKKGRTVPVILDELNLKCLRTFLQFRHEAKVHPSNPYLFGIPGHDKAIEKYLCAYKVLKRFAKENGSEFPETISSTKLRKHIATMGITLNLTDNQITDLANFMGHHEKIHKEVYRNPVIVKDITEISQLLEAAQGVRDEANNLIDETDSEDASETENSTDMTENDDTFPEVNLQQSNDSSSSFSTYKERTKTELKAIRKKTRKSKDEPIKRTAWTEDEKRIILETFKTSLQTDTTITGKEMQNLISITPCLAQRTVPQMRA